Below is a window of Niabella agricola DNA.
ATGCTTTTTTAAAGCCCATACCGGTTATTGTTTTGAAAGCCGGCCGGATATTGGGGCACCGGTCAAACGGACAACAGCCGCAATACAGAACGATCTCTTTAGTCCTGGGGATTTTTTTCAGGTAGCGCTTTAACTGCTTCAGGTGCTCCGGCTCATGGGCCGGCCCCATATTAACAGAACCTTTTATAACGGCATCGGGGCCCACTGATACAATCAGCAGGTGATCGTCTGTTTTTTTGCTGATCTGGGCCGCAAGGGTTTGCGTAGCCATTAGCTGCGCTTCGCTCCAAGGCTCTTTTGT
It encodes the following:
- a CDS encoding rhodanese-like domain-containing protein produces the protein MKHVFFLHIVLFLLKGTAAAQPTKEPWSEAQLMATQTLAAQISKKTDDHLLIVSVGPDAVIKGSVNMGPAHEPEHLKQLKRYLKKIPRTKEIVLYCGCCPFDRCPNIRPAFKTITGMGFKKAWLLNIPKNIKTDWLDKQYPVNEE